The Arachis hypogaea cultivar Tifrunner chromosome 14, arahy.Tifrunner.gnm2.J5K5, whole genome shotgun sequence genome has a segment encoding these proteins:
- the LOC112743733 gene encoding nucleolar GTP-binding protein 1, with protein sequence MVQYNFKKITVVPNGKDFVDIILSRTQRQTPTVVHKGYAISRLRQFYMRKVKYTQQNFHDKLSTIIDEFPRLDDIHPFYGDLLHVLYNKDHYKLALGQINTARNLIGKIAKDYVKLLKYGDSLYRCKCLKVAALGRMCTVIKRIGPSLAYLEQVRQHMARLPSIDPNTRTILICGYPNVGKSSFINKITRADVDVQPYAFTTKSLFVGHTDYKYLRYQVIDTPGILDRPFEDRNIIEMCSITALAHLRAAILFFLDVSGSCGYSIAQQAALFHSIKSLFMNKPLIIVCNKTDLQPLEGISEEDMKLVIEMKSEALKTVIGQGGEATSDDSVLLTMSTLTEEGVISVKNAACERLLNQRVEVKMKSKKINDCLNRFHVAIPKQRDQKERPPCIPQAVLEAKAKEAAEKEKRKTEKDLENANGGAGVYSMNLRKHYILANDEWKEDILPEILDGHNVYDFIDPDILQRVEELEREEGIRQAEEENGEFEIDGAELTPEQQAALAEIRKKKSLLIQQHRIKKSNAESRPTVPRKFDKDKKFTSERMGRQLSSLGLDPSLAIQRMRSRSVSRRGRKRDRSPEGADGGDSMDVDGDTPGKKQRLSRSRSRSRSVSRPPHEVVPGEGLKNSAQKIKAIKLAKKSVMKRNKQARRGEADRVIPTLKPKHLFSGKRSTGKTDRR encoded by the coding sequence ATGGTGCAGTATAACTTCAAGAAGATTACGGTAGTACCAAACGGGAAGGACTTTGTTGACATCATCCTCTCCCGTACCCAGCGCCAGACACCAACCGTCGTGCACAAAGGATATGCAATTTCCCGTCTCCGTCAGTTTTATATGCGAAAAGTGAAGTACACTCAACAAAATTTCCATGACAAGCTCTCTACCATCATTGATGAGTTTCCTCGCCTCGATGATATTCACCCATTCTACGGAGATCTCCTCCACGTGCTCTACAACAAAGACCATTACAAGCTTGCACTTGGACAGATCAACACTGCCAGGAATCTTATTGGTAAGATTGCAAAAGACTATGTGAAGCTGTTGAAGTATGGTGACTCGCTGTACCGGTGCAAGTGTCTGAAGGTTGCTGCTCTTGGTCGCATGTGCACTGTCATCAAGAGGATTGGCCCGAGTTTGGCTTACCTCGAACAGGTTAGGCAACATATGGCTAGGCTTCCGTCGATAGATCCAAACACCAGGACTATTTTGATTTGTGGCTACCCTAATGTTGGCAAGAGTTCATTCATTAACAAAATTACAAGAGCTGATGTGGATGTGCAGCCTTATGCTTTCACCACAAAGTCGCTGTTCGTTGGCCACACAGACTACAAATACCTGAGGTACCAAGTAATTGATACACCGGGTATTTTGGACAGGCCTTTTGAGGATCGAAATATTATTGAGATGTGCAGTATTACTGCTTTAGCTCATCTGAGAGCTGCAATACTGTTTTTCTTGGATGTATCTGGGTCTTGCGGTTATAGTATTGCTCAGCAGGCAGCTCTATTTCACAGCATTAAGTCTTTGTTTATGAACAAGCCGCTGATCATCGTGTGCAACAAGACCGACTTGCAACCACTGGAGGGGATATCTGAGGAAGACATGAAGCTGGTCATCGAGATGAAATCCGAAGCCTTGAAGACTGTAATTGGCCAAGGAGGTGAGGCAACAAGTGATGACAGTGTGTTGTTGACCATGAGCACTTTGACTGAAGAAGGGGTGATTTCTGTGAAAAATGCAGCATGTGAGAGGCTACTGAATCAGAGGGTGGAGGTGAAGATGAAGTCAAAGAAAATTAATGACTGCTTGAATAGGTTTCATGTTGCGATACCAAAACAACGTGACCAGAAGGAAAGGCCACCATGCATTCCTCAGGCTGTTTTGGAAGCTAAAGCAAAAGAAGCAGccgaaaaggaaaagagaaaaaccgagaaggatctggagaatgCGAATGGTGGAGCAGGTGTATACTCAATGAACTTGAGGAAGCATTACATTTTGGCTAATGATGAATGGAAAGAAGATATACTGCCAGAAATTTTGGATGGTCACAATGTATATGACTTCATTGATCCTGATATTCTCCAAAGGGTTGAAGAGTTGGAAAGAGAAGAGGGCATAAGACAGGCAGAAGAGGAAAACGGCGAGTTTGAGATTGATGGAGCTGAGTTGACTCCAGAACAGCAAGCAGCTTTAGCTGAgattagaaaaaagaaaagcttgctCATCCAACAGCATAGGATTAAGAAGAGCAATGCGGAGAGCCGGCCAACTGTTCCTAGGAAATTTGACAAAGACAAGAAATTCACAtctgagagaatgggaaggcagtTGTCTTCTCTGGGGCTTGATCCCAGTCTGGCAATCCAGAGAATGCGAAGTAGGTCTGTCTCTAGGAGAGGTCGGAAGAGGGACAGGTCACCTGAAGGTGCCGATGGTGGAGACAGTATGGATGTTGATGGTGATACACCTGGCAAAAAGCAGCGCCTGAGTAGGTCACGTTCACGATCCAGGTCTGTATCTCGCCCACCACATGAAGTTGTGCCTGGAGAGGGCTTAAAGAACTCTGCACAAAAGATCAAGGCGATTAAACTTGCAAAGAAATCTGTCATGAAGAGAAACAAGCAAGCTCGCCGCGGAGAAGCTGATAGAGTCATACCAACTCTTAAGCCGAAGCACTTGTTTTCTGGAAAGCGCTccactggaaaaactgataggcgCTGA
- the LOC112743734 gene encoding uncharacterized protein, with product MKLKFSSLFLFFTLLLLRRLLMNIFCFRAARAKKVKEGMMLRVAVRWSCWKPMASLPLPTIRFPRRPRLLRFPTSNLLSPLSASAALAPSDSFSSSSSSSFHVDLQPYLRCSMPHKRLRVAVLLSGGVDSSVALRLLHAAGHSCTAFYLKIWFQEDFENFWSECPWEEDLKYAKAVCNQVDVPLEVVHLTDEYWNNVVSYIIEEYRCGRTPNPDVLCNTRIKFGAFLDAISGMGFDYVASGHYANVIHPCADQMEEPSVLELSQDMVKDQTYFLSHLSQSQLKQLLFPLGRISKDEVRRLATEFDLPNKDRKDSQGICFLGKIRFSEFVARHIGEREGIILEAETGDFLGKHRGFWFYTIGQRQGLRLPGGPWYVVEKDIKNNVVFVSRNYFSFDKRRRLFRVSSLKWLSGLPATQISKLQCKVRHGPGFYDCSFEMEVGKDGQESVAVVRLSEDDQGLAAGQFAAFYEGRKCIGSGVILESWDDQSFPVCAKALEIARMEDKSKLGNPVKIKVKSEEVFVSTEVASKA from the exons ATGAAATTGaaattttcttctctctttttattttttaccctTTTACTGCTTAGGAGGCTTCTTATGAATATTTTCTGTTTTCGAGCTGCAAGAGCGAAGAAGGTGAAGGAGGGTATGATGCTGAGAGTGGCGGTGCGATGGAGCTGCTGGAAGCCAATGGCTTCTCTTCCTCTCCCAACAATTCGATTCCCTCGCCGCCCACGTCTCCTCCGCTTCCCCACCTCAAACCTCCTCTCTCCTCTGTCCGCCTCCGCGGCACTTGCTCCCAGTgactctttctcctcctcctcttcctcctccttccaTGTTGATCTCCAACCTTATCTCCGTTGCTCCATGCCTCACAAGCGCCTCCGAGTCGCAGTACTTCTCAGCGGCGGTGTCGACAGCAGCGTCGCCCTCCGGCTCCTCCACGCCGCCGGCCATTCCTGCACCGCCTTCTACCTCAAGATTTGGTTCCAA GAAGATTTTGAGAACTTTTGGTCAGAGTGCCCCTGGGAAGAGGATTTGAAGTATGCCAAAGCTGTTTGTAATCAG GTTGATGTGCCATTAGAAGTTGTGCATTTGACCGATGAATACTGGAACAATGTG GTTTCTTACATCATTGAAGAGTATCGTTGTGGCCGAACTCCTAATCCGGATGTTCTCTgtaacacaagaataaaatttg GTGCATTTTTAGATGCAATAAGTGGTATGGGATTTGACTATGTTGCCTCCGGACATTATGCAAATGTTATCCACCCATGTGCAGATCAAATGGAGGAACCTTCTGTTCTAGAGCTGTCACAAGACATG GTGAAAGATCAAACGTATTTCCTTTCACACCTCTCACAGTCCCAACTGAAGCAGCTTCTTTTTCCTCTTGGGCGTATTTCCAAG GACGAAGTCCGCAGACTGGCAACAGAATTTGATCTTCCAAATAAGGATAGAAAGGAttcacaaggtatatgctttTTGGGCAAG ATAAGGTTCAGTGAATTTGTTGCAAGACATATTGGGGAGAGGGAAGGTATCATACTAGAAGCTGAGACAGGAGATTTCCTTGGCAAACATCGGGGATTCTGGTTTTATACTATTGGCCAGCGCCAGGGTTTACGTCTACCTGGGGGCCCATG GTATGTTGTTGAAAAGGATATTAAAAACAATGTAGTCTTTGTGTCAAGAAATTACTTTTCCTTTGACAAAAGAAGGCGCCTATTTCGTGTAAGCTCTTTAAAATGGTTGAGTGGGCTGCCTGCAACCCAGATAAGTAAGCTTCAATGCAAG GTGAGACACGGTCCGGGATTTTATGATTGTAGTTTCGAAATGGAAGTAGGAAAGGATGGTCAAGAAAGCGTTGCTGTTGTCCGGTTATCTGAAGATGATCAAGGCCTAGCAGCTGGGCAATTTGCGGCCTTCTATGAGGGAAGGAAATGCATAGGTTCCGGTGTGATTTTGGAGTCATGGGATGATCAAAGTTTTCCTGTATGTGCAAAAGCTTTAGAAATTGCAAGAATGGAAGATAAATCAAAGCTAGGCAATCCAGTCAAGATAAAAGTTAAATCAGAAGAGGTGTTTGTTTCCACAGAGGTAGCAAGCAAAGCATGA